One region of Chlorobiota bacterium genomic DNA includes:
- a CDS encoding flippase: protein MTSSGQGNFFDDNDQNNLTEKNKINGYLRRIINGVGVVLGGSVISQVLGALSGIITTNALGATHYGIYVLATSWMGLLADYSRLGFGTVIVRFTASYKAEQKIDYVKGTFFYAIKIQLLISIILCISIMIWSEEFCNMILNNPNAVQYFRFFSPAIILTSLYGSFVTFLEGMQNQKYSVISSAVVGNLSNIIPLIGLLWLGYGIYAALSSSLIQDAAILLSAAFFAWKIFPQFSNPTINSKIEVKKIWSFALTTFIASLSYKYAFGLAVPFIGYYRSTTEVGLYAVAFNLQQLIFVPANAFATVFNPIIAELYVKGEAMEINRLYKTITKWILISCMPFVIVVLLYTRPILSLFGSAYTEASAVLVTLTIASIFVNLIGVSGHIINMIGKARVNMINSIVTALFTISMFALLIPSYGIIGAACAYAIGLLINNMIRTIYVFFTLEIHPFSSSLAKVFLSMIISLCIGMIIQKNVKNPDDMLWGISILIITLAIYIGMILLYIDEDDKFIIHAIRKKIYKRALSNGH from the coding sequence ATGACTTCATCTGGACAAGGCAATTTTTTTGATGATAACGATCAAAATAATTTAACTGAAAAAAATAAGATAAATGGATATTTGCGGCGTATTATTAACGGTGTAGGTGTAGTATTAGGAGGTAGCGTAATATCGCAAGTTCTCGGAGCTTTATCTGGTATAATTACAACAAATGCATTAGGAGCGACGCATTATGGTATCTATGTTCTTGCTACTAGTTGGATGGGATTGTTAGCTGATTATTCTCGACTCGGATTCGGTACTGTTATTGTCCGATTTACAGCGTCTTATAAAGCTGAGCAGAAGATAGATTATGTAAAAGGAACTTTTTTTTATGCTATTAAAATTCAATTATTAATATCTATAATATTATGTATTAGTATAATGATATGGTCTGAAGAGTTTTGCAATATGATTTTAAATAATCCAAATGCCGTTCAATATTTTCGATTTTTTTCTCCGGCAATTATATTAACTTCATTATATGGCAGTTTTGTTACATTTCTAGAGGGTATGCAGAATCAAAAATATTCTGTCATATCATCTGCTGTAGTTGGTAATTTATCAAATATAATACCCTTAATAGGGCTTCTATGGCTTGGATATGGTATTTATGCTGCTTTAAGTTCAAGCTTAATTCAAGATGCTGCAATTTTGCTTTCCGCTGCATTTTTTGCATGGAAGATATTTCCTCAATTTAGTAATCCTACCATTAATTCAAAGATTGAAGTTAAAAAGATATGGTCATTTGCCTTAACCACTTTTATTGCAAGTTTAAGCTATAAGTATGCATTCGGTTTGGCTGTACCCTTTATAGGTTATTATCGCTCAACTACCGAAGTAGGGTTATATGCTGTTGCTTTTAATCTTCAACAGTTGATTTTTGTTCCTGCCAATGCTTTTGCAACGGTCTTCAATCCGATAATAGCGGAATTATATGTGAAAGGTGAAGCAATGGAAATTAATCGTTTATATAAAACTATCACCAAGTGGATTTTAATCAGTTGTATGCCGTTCGTAATCGTTGTCTTATTATACACTAGACCTATACTTTCATTGTTTGGCTCTGCATATACTGAGGCATCAGCTGTATTAGTAACATTAACTATTGCCAGTATATTTGTTAACCTAATTGGAGTATCTGGGCATATTATTAATATGATAGGTAAAGCAAGAGTAAATATGATAAATTCTATTGTTACTGCACTATTTACCATAAGCATGTTCGCGTTATTAATTCCTTCGTATGGAATAATTGGAGCTGCTTGTGCGTATGCAATCGGATTGTTAATAAATAATATGATAAGAACGATTTATGTTTTTTTTACATTAGAAATACATCCATTTAGTTCTTCATTAGCTAAAGTGTTTTTATCTATGATAATAAGTTTATGTATAGGGATGATTATACAAAAAAATGTCAAAAATCCAGACGACATGCTATGGGGTATATCAATATTGATTATTACGCTTGCTATTTATATAGGAATGATACTATTATATATTGATGAAGACGATAAATTTATAATACACGCGATACGAAAAAAAATATACAAGAGAGCACTATCCAATGGACACTGA
- the rfbB gene encoding dTDP-glucose 4,6-dehydratase, which produces MKEYPYSDDKSVRRVVVTGGYGFIGSNLILYLLKHRPNWEIINVDSLTYAANLSNLSEIEKNNRHHFVQVDIRNRTELQQSFEKYKPDGVFHLAAESHVDNSINDPQRFIESNIVGTFHLLEVCRQSWGDGSYHRFLHVSTDEVYGSLGAAGFFTEQSRYAPNSPYSASKAGSDHLVRAWHRTYGMNAIITHSANNFGPRQHREKLIPTVVHAALSHRPIPIYGDGSNVREWLYVEDHCSALLRVFEQGVSGESYAIGARNEWKNIDLVNMICTVLDENVSKGSNGSYSSLITFVPDRLGHDIRYAIDPSKIEKDLKWQPTGQFQDKLAKTIMWFVHNMNRD; this is translated from the coding sequence ATTAAAGAATATCCATATAGTGATGATAAATCTGTTCGCCGTGTCGTTGTTACAGGGGGTTATGGATTTATTGGGTCAAATTTAATATTATACTTATTAAAGCATCGCCCCAATTGGGAAATAATAAATGTGGATTCGTTAACGTATGCTGCGAATTTGTCAAACCTTTCGGAAATAGAAAAAAATAATCGACACCATTTTGTCCAGGTCGATATTCGAAATCGCACTGAATTACAACAATCTTTCGAGAAGTATAAACCGGATGGGGTGTTCCATTTGGCTGCTGAATCTCATGTAGATAATAGCATCAATGATCCGCAGCGATTTATTGAAAGTAATATTGTTGGAACATTCCATTTGTTAGAAGTATGTCGCCAATCATGGGGTGACGGCTCTTATCATCGCTTTTTGCATGTTTCTACAGACGAAGTATATGGTTCATTAGGGGCAGCCGGTTTTTTTACTGAACAAAGCCGATATGCTCCCAATAGCCCGTACTCAGCAAGTAAAGCTGGAAGCGATCACTTGGTTAGAGCGTGGCATCGTACCTATGGCATGAATGCTATAATTACCCATAGTGCAAATAATTTCGGGCCACGGCAGCATCGGGAGAAATTAATTCCTACAGTGGTTCACGCGGCATTGTCACATCGTCCAATTCCAATATATGGTGATGGATCGAATGTCCGTGAATGGCTATATGTAGAAGATCATTGTAGTGCACTTTTACGTGTTTTTGAACAGGGAGTGAGTGGAGAATCCTATGCAATTGGTGCACGCAATGAGTGGAAAAACATAGATTTAGTTAATATGATCTGCACGGTATTAGATGAAAATGTCAGTAAAGGTTCAAATGGCAGTTATAGTAGCTTAATCACTTTTGTCCCCGACCGTCTAGGCCATGATATACGCTATGCCATCGATCCATCGAAAATTGAAAAAGATTTAAAATGGCAACCTACAGGCCAATTCCAAGATAAACTTGCTAAAACTATAATGTGGTTCGTACATAATATGAATAGAGATTGA
- a CDS encoding SDR family oxidoreductase, with translation MAVLVTGGAGFIGSNLVRALLERGEQVRVLDNFSTGRWSNLQDIHDRIELIEGDIRSYNIVREAVDGMDIVFHQAALPSVPRSIKDPITTHDVGATGTLNVLQAARDCQVGRVVFASSSSVYGDTPTLPKHEGMIPSPLSPYAITKLTGEYYCRVFFQLYGLETVALRYFNVFGPYQDPTSQYSAVIPKFIELMRNGNRPTIYGDGEQTRDFTFIANVVMANLLVATAENGVAGEVFNAACHDQISLNTLVNELNNALKTDIQPIYTDARLGDIKHSFASIEKLKKTTNYSSKINFSDGIEHTVAWSVKQEQR, from the coding sequence ATGGCGGTTCTTGTTACTGGCGGTGCTGGATTTATTGGATCAAACTTAGTGCGCGCCTTGCTTGAGCGTGGAGAACAAGTGCGTGTCTTAGATAATTTTTCCACAGGACGCTGGAGCAATCTGCAAGATATACACGACCGAATTGAGTTGATAGAAGGGGATATCCGCTCATATAACATCGTTCGTGAAGCGGTTGATGGAATGGATATCGTATTTCATCAAGCAGCATTGCCGTCGGTCCCACGGTCAATTAAAGACCCTATTACTACTCACGATGTAGGAGCAACAGGGACGTTAAATGTTCTTCAAGCTGCCCGTGACTGCCAGGTTGGGCGCGTTGTTTTTGCCAGCAGTTCTTCGGTGTATGGTGATACGCCAACATTGCCAAAACATGAAGGAATGATCCCTTCGCCCTTATCGCCGTATGCAATTACGAAATTGACAGGTGAATATTATTGCCGTGTATTTTTCCAGCTCTATGGTCTAGAGACAGTAGCATTACGGTACTTCAATGTTTTTGGGCCATACCAAGATCCAACGAGCCAATACTCCGCAGTAATTCCAAAATTCATTGAATTGATGCGTAATGGAAATCGTCCAACAATTTATGGCGATGGCGAGCAAACGCGGGATTTTACATTTATCGCAAACGTAGTAATGGCAAACCTGTTGGTTGCAACAGCAGAAAACGGTGTGGCGGGGGAAGTGTTTAACGCGGCCTGCCACGACCAAATCTCGCTAAATACTTTAGTGAATGAGTTGAATAACGCTTTAAAAACAGATATTCAACCAATTTATACAGATGCACGTTTAGGAGATATTAAGCATAGTTTTGCTTCTATTGAGAAATTGAAAAAAACGACCAATTATTCATCGAAAATAAATTTTTCTGATGGAATTGAGCATACTGTTGCTTGGTCGGTAAAACAGGAGCAAAGATAG
- a CDS encoding DegT/DnrJ/EryC1/StrS family aminotransferase → MNVPFVDLKSQYRSLQPQMDAAIADVIANTAFIGGHRVADFEAAFASYVGMPHCVSVANGTEAIEIALWAFGIGEGDEVIVPANSFIASSEAVTATGATVVFADSDPATYTLNPEEFRRKITSQTKAVLPVHLYGHPADMDPIMAIAREHGLIVIEDASQAHGARYKGRMVGSIGDAATFSFYPGKNLGAYGDAGGIIFRDGEIAERARLFANHGSRKKYIHEIEGRNSRLDGVQAAVLSVKLPHLDSWNAARSKNAALYNQLLADIEGITTPVTADWGDHVFHLYVIRVPEREELINFLSERGISTGIHYPISLPMAEAYSHYHHSIDDFPVANGQMGQLLSLPMYAELTEEMIYYVASAIREWVAIAIVNN, encoded by the coding sequence ATGAACGTCCCATTTGTTGATCTAAAATCGCAATACCGTAGCCTGCAGCCCCAAATGGATGCTGCGATTGCTGATGTAATTGCGAACACCGCTTTTATCGGCGGGCATCGTGTTGCGGACTTTGAAGCAGCATTCGCCAGCTATGTAGGAATGCCCCATTGCGTTTCGGTGGCGAATGGAACCGAAGCCATTGAGATTGCACTTTGGGCGTTCGGGATTGGGGAGGGGGATGAAGTAATCGTCCCGGCCAACAGCTTCATTGCCAGCTCGGAAGCCGTGACCGCAACCGGCGCAACAGTGGTGTTTGCCGACAGCGACCCGGCCACATATACGTTGAATCCTGAAGAATTTCGGCGAAAAATCACTTCTCAAACAAAGGCTGTGCTGCCGGTTCACCTTTACGGTCATCCGGCTGACATGGATCCAATCATGGCCATTGCCCGTGAGCATGGTTTGATTGTGATTGAGGATGCTTCGCAAGCGCACGGAGCACGCTACAAAGGAAGAATGGTGGGGAGTATTGGGGATGCGGCCACGTTCAGCTTCTATCCTGGGAAAAATCTTGGGGCGTATGGCGACGCTGGCGGGATTATCTTTCGCGACGGAGAAATCGCCGAACGTGCTCGATTATTTGCTAACCATGGCAGCCGAAAAAAATATATTCATGAAATTGAAGGCCGAAACAGCCGGTTAGATGGGGTTCAGGCGGCAGTGCTTTCGGTAAAATTGCCACATTTAGACAGTTGGAACGCTGCACGCAGCAAGAACGCGGCACTCTACAATCAACTTCTTGCTGATATTGAGGGGATTACGACCCCAGTAACCGCTGATTGGGGGGATCATGTGTTCCATTTATATGTAATTCGCGTTCCTGAGCGTGAAGAGCTTATTAATTTTTTAAGCGAACGTGGAATCTCAACAGGAATCCATTATCCAATTTCTCTCCCGATGGCAGAAGCCTATTCCCATTATCATCATTCTATTGATGATTTCCCAGTAGCAAATGGGCAGATGGGGCAGCTTCTATCCTTACCCATGTATGCTGAATTAACTGAAGAAATGATCTACTACGTTGCTTCTGCAATTCGTGAGTGGGTTGCAATCGCAATAGTGAATAATTAA
- a CDS encoding DegT/DnrJ/EryC1/StrS family aminotransferase — protein sequence MTIPLLDLQAQYHALKDDLDAAVLDVIKRQHFILGPDVERFERMAEEYLGVRHALGVSSGTDALLLALMALGIGPGDEVIVPTFSFFATAGVVSRLHARPVFVDIDPKSWNIDPEGVAAAITERTKAIIPVHLFGQSADMDAVMAVAGKHNIPVIEDAAQAIGTQYRDGQRVGGIGFAGCFSFFPSKNLGGFGDGGLLTTNDSDYYHRVRIMRMHGEKTRYHHAVVGGNFRLDALQAAVLAVKLPHLPAWSAGRRRNAEHYNRLFIEAGLSSGSNLQEYQNGDRLITPTAVYAASGHADHHIFNQYVVRCERRDDLKNWLDSKGIGTAIYYPIPFHQQECFADLGYSAGDFPNAERAAREVLALPVYPELSSAQIEYVVQAIAEFFQTEAR from the coding sequence ATGACCATCCCACTGCTCGATTTACAAGCGCAATATCATGCGCTGAAAGATGATTTAGATGCCGCCGTTCTGGATGTTATCAAACGCCAGCACTTCATCCTGGGACCCGATGTCGAGCGTTTTGAGCGAATGGCAGAGGAGTATCTGGGCGTTCGCCACGCCCTGGGCGTAAGCTCCGGAACGGATGCCCTGCTGCTGGCCCTGATGGCGTTAGGGATTGGCCCCGGCGACGAAGTGATTGTCCCCACCTTTAGTTTTTTTGCCACCGCTGGTGTTGTTAGCCGCCTCCATGCCCGCCCAGTTTTCGTTGATATTGATCCAAAATCGTGGAATATAGACCCCGAAGGGGTTGCTGCGGCCATTACCGAGCGCACGAAGGCAATCATCCCTGTTCACCTGTTTGGCCAGTCGGCAGATATGGACGCGGTGATGGCCGTGGCGGGCAAGCACAACATCCCAGTAATTGAAGATGCCGCCCAAGCAATTGGAACCCAGTATCGCGATGGCCAACGGGTTGGGGGGATTGGGTTTGCCGGGTGTTTTAGCTTTTTTCCATCAAAAAACCTTGGTGGCTTTGGCGATGGTGGTCTGCTGACCACCAATGACTCCGATTACTACCACCGCGTCCGCATCATGCGAATGCACGGCGAAAAAACGCGGTATCATCATGCCGTGGTGGGGGGGAATTTTCGCTTGGATGCTTTGCAAGCTGCGGTTTTGGCGGTGAAATTGCCGCATTTACCTGCTTGGAGTGCCGGACGGCGGAGGAATGCGGAGCATTACAACCGGCTATTTATCGAAGCCGGGTTAAGCAGTGGCAGCAATCTCCAAGAATATCAAAATGGTGATCGCTTGATTACTCCAACTGCTGTTTATGCTGCTTCTGGCCATGCCGATCATCATATCTTCAATCAGTATGTCGTCCGCTGCGAACGTCGCGACGATCTGAAAAATTGGCTGGACTCCAAGGGAATTGGAACAGCAATCTATTATCCGATACCATTCCATCAGCAAGAATGCTTTGCTGATCTTGGCTATTCCGCAGGCGATTTCCCAAATGCCGAGCGTGCGGCCCGCGAAGTGCTTGCATTGCCGGTGTATCCTGAGTTATCTTCGGCACAGATTGAGTACGTTGTGCAAGCAATTGCCGAATTTTTTCAGACCGAGGCTCGATGA